One genomic region from Balaenoptera acutorostrata chromosome 1, mBalAcu1.1, whole genome shotgun sequence encodes:
- the LOC130707486 gene encoding coiled-coil domain-containing protein 185-like, with protein sequence MEGFGRFSPWPHSDLWEAPPPRKERASSARLGGSGPQSEQGLCSRPGTPRERSEASAPWPHLRCSPTPRPRRRRYPDFRPESRSLTDVARRPPDHARKHRPRSRRLEDAWGEAGTKPLEQGGRPPSPAWQQQPQLPPQQPQPCQHYPPARGDSPPPYPQGAYTPPSGTFGVEKVQSGDQWAVPACRGLGRWSLSSVHTKKCSVPSREFRTQSGCVYLQKRYRNDPVESLASQYSQPSLSSKAMQNQHTQILKNKLEEAVMSSRDRKIVALVLTWLKKAQRMRELQQQAALAWEELKRSDQKVQLTLETERKLLLQQSQEQWQQEKEQCVRRRDRQATNTSRQERRWKAQLGDQENQRQEKLEGAPSETEAKRGTQYQVQRLQEHERMMQDLREQNSLQLQKRLKQVCLKRHVHTTEGQKKIQETRLSSLVNYQAQKVLRDCQAKAEELLRKLSLEQSSQWSQEIPQGLIKEHHREPKEKVKKEEEQCQQVKGCAEESGEQRKGHERLPVELADQKTLQTRSNVHRNISDKVQQIRELNILRERNHHILKLKAEKEEKCHIERIKEAIRKKERKMEQISREKDAPFGEFQKISRASRADNVRKFANNFFDPIGREAQVPAGQQRGGH encoded by the coding sequence ATGGAGGGCTTCGGCCGCTTCTCCCCGTGGCCTCACTCggacctctgggaggccccgCCGCCCCGCAAGGAGCGCGCATCCTCGGCGCGGCTGGGCGGGTCAGGGCCGCAGAGCGAGCAGGGCCTGTGCTCCCGGCCCGGGACTCCCCGCGAGCGGAGCGAGGCCTCGGCGCCCTGGCCGCACCTGCGCTGCTCGCCCACCCCGCGGCCCCGCCGGCGCCGGTACCCGGACTTTCGGCCTGAAAGCCGCAGCCTGACCGACGTGGCCCGGAGGCCCCCGGACCACGCCAGGAAGCACCGGCCCCGCAGCCGGCGCCTGGAAGACGCCTGGGGGGAGGCGGGTACCAAGCCCCTGGAGCAGGGAGGCAGGCCGCCTAGCCCGgcctggcagcagcagccccagctgcCACCGCAACAGCCTCAGCCCTGCCAGCACTACCCTCCGGCCCGGGGAGATTCGCCCCCACCTTACCCGCAGGGAGCTTACACTCCCCCGAGTGGAACTTTCGGGGTAGAAAAGGTGCAGAGCGGAGACCAGTGGGCAGTGCCGGCCTGCAGAGGTCTCGGTCGCTGGTCCCTTTCCTCGGTTCACACAAAGAAGTGTTCTGTGCCCTCCAGAGAGTTCAGGACGCAGTCAGGTTGCGTGTACCTCCAGAAAAGATACCGTAATGATCCGGTGGAGTCCTTAGCCAGCCAGTACTCCCAGCCCTCGCTCTCCAGCAAGGCGATGCAGAACCAGCACACCCAGATCCTCAAGaacaagctggaagaggcagtaaTGTCCTCCAGGGACCGGAAGATTGTGGCCCTGGTGCTGACCTGGCTCAAGAAGGCCCAGAGGATGCGGGAGCTGCAGCAGCAGGCGGCCCTAGCCTGGGAGGAGCTGAAGCGCTCGGACCAGAAGGTCCAGTTGACTCTAGAGACAGAGCGcaagctgctgctgcagcagagccaggagcagtggcagcaggagaaggagcagtgtgTCCGACGGCGGGACCGGCAAGCGACGAACACGAGCCGGCAGGAGCGCAGGTGGAAGGCGCAGCTAGGGGACCAAGAGAACCAGCGCCAGGAGAAGCTGGAGGGGGCCCCCTCTGAGACCGAGGCCAAGCGCGGGACGCAGTACCAGGTGCAGCGCCTGCAGGAGCACGAGAGGATGATGCAGGACCTGCGGGAGCAGAACAGCCTGCAGCTGCAGAAGAGGCTGAAGCAGGTCTGTCTAAAGAGGCATGTGCACACCACCGAGGGCCAGAAGAAGATCCAGGAGACCCGTCTTAGCTCCCTAGTCAATTACCAGGCCCAGAAGGTCCTCAGGGACTGCCAGGCCAAGGCTGAGGAGCTCCTtaggaagctgtccctggaaCAGAGTTCCCAGTGGTCCCAAGAGATCCCCCAGGGCCTGATTAAGGAGCATCACCGGGAGCCGAAGGAGAAGgtcaagaaggaggaggagcagtgCCAGCAGGTCAAGGGGTGCGCAGAAGAGTCCGGGGAGCAGAGGAAGGGGCACGAGCGGCTGCCCGTGGAGCTCGCGGACCAGAAGACCCTGCAGACCAGGAGTAACGTCCACAGGAATATCAGCGACAAGGTGCAGCAGATTCGGGAGCTCAACATCCTGCGGGAGAGGAATCATCACATCCTGAAGCTGAAAGCCGAGAAGGAGGAAAAGTGCCACATCGAGCGCATTAAGGAAGCCATTAGGAAAAAGGAGCGGAAGATGGAGCAGATCTCGCGAGAGAAAGATGCACCCTTCGGTGAATTCCAAAAGATCTCCAGGGCCTCCAGGGCAGACAACGTGAGAAAGTTTGCCAACAACTTCTTTGATCCGATAGGGCGGGAGGCCCAGGTTCCAGCTGGGCAGCAGAGAGGAGGCCACTGA